A DNA window from Bacteroidota bacterium contains the following coding sequences:
- a CDS encoding enoyl-CoA hydratase-related protein, translating into MEYETVKIEIKDNIAVLSLNRPKAMNALNSKVFEEIDDVVKTVEDNTDVKVLIITGEGKAFVAGADIAEMADMSSEAGSSFSQTGQSTFKSFENLEIPVIAAINGYALGGGLELAMGCDFRIANTFAKFGQPEVGLGLIPGYAGTARLPRLVGLGNALYLLMTADVISADEALRMGLVQKVVEPENLIDEAIKIAKRIASKGPLAIKKVKYVTRNAMNTDFKNACTVESQEFGSLFGKGSEGELGMKAFLNKEKPDWK; encoded by the coding sequence ATGGAATACGAAACAGTAAAAATTGAAATTAAAGACAATATTGCCGTACTATCATTAAATCGGCCAAAAGCTATGAATGCATTAAATTCAAAAGTTTTTGAAGAGATTGATGATGTAGTCAAAACAGTAGAAGACAATACTGATGTAAAAGTACTAATTATCACAGGAGAAGGAAAAGCCTTTGTAGCAGGTGCTGATATTGCTGAAATGGCAGATATGTCGTCTGAAGCCGGTAGTTCTTTTTCTCAAACAGGACAAAGTACTTTCAAAAGTTTTGAGAACCTTGAGATACCTGTAATTGCAGCTATAAACGGATATGCTCTTGGTGGTGGATTAGAATTAGCAATGGGATGCGATTTTAGAATAGCAAATACTTTTGCAAAATTCGGACAACCTGAAGTTGGTCTTGGATTAATTCCCGGATATGCTGGTACTGCTCGTCTTCCTCGATTAGTTGGTCTTGGTAATGCTCTTTACTTATTAATGACAGCAGATGTGATTTCCGCAGATGAAGCATTAAGAATGGGTCTTGTTCAAAAAGTAGTTGAACCCGAAAACTTAATAGATGAAGCCATAAAAATTGCAAAAAGAATTGCATCTAAAGGACCCTTGGCAATAAAAAAAGTGAAATATGTAACAAGAAATGCTATGAATACTGATTTTAAAAATGCATGTACTGTTGAATCTCAGGAATTTGGTTCACTCTTTGGAAAAGGCAGTGAAGGAGAACTGGGCATGAAAGCATTTCTTAACAAAGAAAAACCTGATTGGAAATAA